Within the Deinococcus cellulosilyticus NBRC 106333 = KACC 11606 genome, the region GGATTTTGTCCGGTCTTTTTTCATGGCCGTGAATTTCTACTCCATTGAGCGCAGCATGCAGATTGCCAGGGCCACCGGGCAGAAATTCCTGAATTTTGAACAGTCAGATTATGCGAGCGGCACCTACTTTGAAAAATACGAGGAGACCTCTTTCGAGCCCCGAACCGAAAAGGTCAGAGGGCTTTTTGAAGGACTTCCTCTCCCCTCTCCTGAAGACTGGAGAAAACTCAGGGAGGAGGTACAGCAGCACGGCCTGTATCACGCCTACCGCATGGCCATTGCCCCTACACAGAGCATCAGTTACATCCAGAATTCCACATCTTCGGTGATGCCGATTGTGGACCACATCGAGGCCCGGACGTATGGCAATGCCGTGACCTATTACCCGATGCCATTTCTTTCTCCTGAGACCTTCTTCTATTACAAATCGGCCTACCACATGGACATGATGCGGGTGATCGATCTGGTGGCCGAAGTCCAGCAGCATGTGGACCAGGGCATCAGCACCATTCTGTATGTCACCAGTGAAACCAGCACCCGGGATCTGGCCCGACTGTACCTTTATGCCCACCACAAAGGGCTGAAAAGCCTGTATTACACCCGGACCAAGAACCTGAGTGTGGAGGAGTGCATCTCATGCGCCATCTGAGTCAGACTGCCTTTCAGGCTGTGAACTGGAACAAGGCCGAAGACCCCTACAGCAAACTCTTCTGGGACCAGAATGTGCGCCAGTTCTGGGTGGACGAGGAAATCCCCCTGGCAGATGACAAACTGGTCTGGATGACCCTGAACCGGGAAGAACAGCGCACCTATGAACATGTGCTGGGGGGCCTGACCTTGCTGGACACCGAGCAGGGAAGCCACGGCATGCCTCTGATCTCACAGGCAGTTCCGAACCCGCAGAGCAAAGCGGTTCTGGGCTTCATGGGGGCGATGGAACACATGCATGCCAAGAGTTACAGCAGCATCTATTCCACCCTGTGCACCACCGAACGCATCGACGAGATTTTCAGGTGGGTGGAAAAGAACCGTTTTCTGCAGAGCAAAATTGAATTTGTGCATGACAGGTACAGCAGCATCCGGGATGACCGCACCCTGTACCTGGCCATGACCACCAGTGTCTTTCTGGAATCTTTCCTGTTTTATTCTGGATTCTTTTACCCACTGTACCTCGCAGGGCAGGGCAAACTGGTGAACAGTGGCGAGATCATCAACCTGATTGTGCGGGACGAATCCGTGCACGGCGTTTATGTGGGGTTGCTGGCCCAGCAGGTTTTTGAGCGCCTGCCTGCGCAGGTCCAGCGTGAGGTGCAGCAGGAGACCCTCGGCATTCTGGAGGCCCTCCACACCCTGGAAACCCGGTACACCAGCGAACTTTACACCGGGCTTGGGCTCACCGAACAGGTCTTGCAGTTCTCCAGGTACAACGCAGACAAGGCCCTGATGAACCTCGGGCAGGAGGTGCACTTTGATGTTTCCGAAGAGGACATCAACCCGATGGTGCTCACAGGCCTGAGGACCGAAACCCGAAACCATGATTTTTTCTCCACCAAGGGGAACGGCTACATCAAGACCACCCGAGTGGAAGCCCTGCAGAACGAAGATTTTATTTTCTAAACGCCAGTCGCCCCTAAACCTCCCAGCTCCATTCTGGCTGGGAGGTCTTTTTTGGTTGAGGGTCACTGTAGGCCTGGCTTTCTGTCAGAAACATTCAAAAGCAGCCTCCTCAAAAAAAGAAAGCTGACAGGCAAGGGCAGGTAAACTGCCCTCATCCTGAATTTACAGAGGAGCCTGAGATGAACCATTCCTCCAACGGTCACCTGAAACCGGAAGATCATCTGATCCGTGACCCGCTCACCGGTGCGTATTCGCGCGGGTTGCTGGAGGCACGCCTGAATGAAGAGCTGTCCAGAGCACAGCGAGAACAGGGCCAACTCACGGTCTGTCTGTTTGACATCGATCACTTCAAGAGTGTCAATGATGCCTACGGACACCAGAGGGGCGATGAGGTGCTGATCCATCTGGTGAAAGTGGTGCAGGCCTCCTTGCGCAATTCGGATGTGCTTTTCCGGTATGGCGGAGATGAGTTCGTGCTGGTGTTGCCCTCCACAGGCCGGACCCAGGCAGAGATCGTGTGCCAGCGGATTGTTCAGCAGGTGCGTTCTCAGGTTCTCGAAGGACAGCCCCCCCTGAAGATCTCCATCAGCCTGGGGCTGGCGGTCTTTCCGGAGGACGCCTCGGGGAGCCGTGAACTCCTGCAGGTGGCCGATGAACGCAATTACATTGCGAAACGCCAGGGCAGGGACCAGTTTGTGAGCAGCAGTGCCTCCAGCAAACCTGACCTGCATTTTGACGCCCAGGCCAGACCGCTTGAACGGGACCATCAACTGACCCGGTTTCATGCCTTTGTGCAGAAGGTTCAGGACCTCGGAGGCGGGGTTTTTCGGGTGGCTGGAGAGGCTGGATCGGGCCGGACCTTCTTTCTGAACCGGCTGGAGCAGGACTTTCAGACCCGCAATTTCTTCACGGTTCGGCTTGCCCCCTCGCGTCCTCTGCAGCACCGCCCTTATGGGGTTTTTCAGCAGCTTGAAGGACTGGAGGGTCCCGTGCAACCGGGAGGCAAAGGGCTGGGTCGCCTGCTCTGGCAGCAGGCCCGGAACCACAGTGGCCTGGCCGTGGTGGTGGACAACATGACGCTGCTGGACTGGGCCAGTCGCGCGCTTCTGGGACGTCTGTTGCAGGAGGCGGACGGGCTTCCTGTGGCGGTGGTCTACAGCCAGGGCTTGCAGGAGACCCCTCCTGTTTTTCCTGCACCTCAACGCAATGAAATGCAGGTGGTGCTGACCCCCCTGTCCAGGCATGCCGTGCAGGTGTGGCTGCGGGAGGTGCTGAGCTGGGAAGCCCCTGCGGACCTCATCGACTGGATTCATTTTGCTTCTCAGGGTCTGCCTGCACGGGTCCGTCAGGTGATTCAGACCCTGATCGATCAGAACATGCTGCAGAGACGTGGGACCGACTGGCTGCTGGACGCTGCCTACCGCAACCACACGGTGCTGCTGGAAACCCAGGAGCATGCCCTGAGTTCCACCCTGCCCGTTCCCGCCACACATTTCTTCGGGCGCGAAAAAGAATGGCTGGAAGTGAGCAGCCTGCTGGAGCACCGCCGTCTGGTCACCCTGGTCGGCCCGGGTGGCATCGGGAAGACCCGCCTGAGCATCGAGGTGGCTGAACTGCGTCAGGACCAGTATCCAGATGGGGTGTGGTTTGTTGCTCTGGACACCCTGCAGAGCCCGGAACTGGTGGCCTCCAGCATTGCCCGGGTGCTGGGCGTCAAGGAGGGCAGGCGGCCCCTGCTGGAAGACCTCAAAGACCACGTGAAGAAAATGTCTGCCTTGCTGGTGCTGGACAACTTTGAGCAGGTGGTGGACGCAGCCCCTGTGCTGGATGAGGTGCTGGCTGCAGCTCCCGGGGTGCAGATGCTGATCACCAGTCGGGAGAAACTGAACCTCTCCTGCGAGCAGGTGTTTGTGGTGCCTCCACTGGGGATTCCAGATGAACGGGAAACCATCACGGAAGAAGAGGCGTACCAGTACAGTGCCCTGAGCCTGTTCATTGATCGGGCAAGGGCGGTGCTGCCCTCCCTGGAGCTGACCCCTGGACACCTGAAGGCCATCCAGAAAATCTGTCTGCAGCTGGACGGCCTGCCTCTGGCCCTTGAGCTGGCTGCGGCTTCCGTGGACCTCTTCTCCCCTGAGGAACTTGCCGAAGACCTGCAGGCGAACCGCCTCTCCCTGCTCACCGAGGGTCCCCGCAACCTTGCTGAGCGGCAGAAAACCCTGCGCAACACCATCGACTGGAGCTATCATTTGCTCAGTGAAGCGGAACGCTGGGTGTTTGACCGTCTGGCTGTCTTTGTGGGCGGCTGGTCCTTCGAGGCAGCCCAGGCGGTCTGTTCAGGTTTTGGGTCCAGATTTGCTGGCCGTGGGCTTTCTTTGCAATCGGCCCTGATGAAACTGGCCTCCAAGAGCCTGATCCAGTTCCAGCGGGCACAGAAACGTTTCGTCATGTTGCAGACGATCCGGGAGTATGCGCTGGAGAAACTGAACAGCCAGCCCGATGTTGCAGAGGTCAGGCGTGCCCATGCCCTGCATTTCCTGAGTCTGGGAGAGCAGGCAGAAACCTATCTGGTGGGAGATGGACAGGCCCAGTGGCTCGAAGTGCTGCAGTTGAACCAGGGCAACCTCCGGGCAGCCCTCGACTGGATGCTGCGGCACGGGGAGACCCTGTGGGCCATGCAGCTGTGCAGTGGCATCTGGAAGTTCTGGCAGTTCAAAACCCACCATCAGGAGGGCAGGGAACGGATTGCACAGGTGCTGCAGAAAGCCCAGATGGCCCTGTTGATGACCCGCAATCCTGAGGAGCGCAGGCAGAGGATCGTCTTGCAGTCCAGACTTCAGGTTGCAGCCGGGTGGCTTGCGAACGATCAGGCAGACCACAGTGAAACCCGGCGGCTGTTTCACGCGGCTTTGCAGGGCTTCCGGGAGGTGGCTGACCGTCGGGGCATCGGTCTGGCCCTACAGGGAACAGGTGAAGTGTGCACCAATGCGGGGGACTACGCGCAGGCCATGGAGCATTTCGAGGAAAGCCGCCAGATCATGCAGGAAATCGGAGACCTGGAGGAATATGCCTGGGTGACGGACCATCTGGGCCGCTGCCAGCAGGTCATCGGTCAACTGGGCGCCGCCGAGGAGAGTTTCACCCTGTGCATCCAGCTGTTCCGGCAACTGAAGCAGGAATGGGGAGAGAGCATTGCCACCATCCATCTGGCCGATGTGCTGGTGCGGCAGACCAAATTCGATCAGGTGCTCGACCTGACAGGCCCCTGGATTGATGAGCAGCGGGAAAAGAAAGACACCAGTGGTTTTGTGTACGCCCTTGCCCTGGGCTGGTCCGGGGAGGCCAGGCTCCATCTGGGACAACTGGAAGCAGCAGAAATGGATCTGCGGGAGGCCATTGACACCTGCAACACTTCAGGTTTCCGGCTGACCCGAATCCCGTGCATCCTCGTCCTGCTCCTGCTGAAAAAGAATCAAAAGGCAGAGGCCAGACAGCTTCTGCTTGCCACCTGCAAAGTTGTGCGGTCCTTCGATGACCCTGCCAGGTGGCTGGAACTTCTGATTCCTGCAGTCCATCTGGCCCTGTCTGAAAAAGATCCCGTGCAGGCCACCCATCTCCTCTCAGCCCTGCGCAGGGTGCAGGATGATTTTGAGATCATGCCCACACCCGTGGATGCTTTCATGCTGAAAGGGGCCCAGCAACACCTGCAAACCCAGATGGGTCAGGAGGCTTTTGATCGGCACTGGCAGGAGAGCCAGGAGACACCCAAGAAACAGCTGATGCTGAACCTCGAAACGTGGCTCTCACAGGCCTGAGGAATCACACTTTCGGGAAACCCACCTTCCGGAGCACCTCATCCAGCAAGGTGGCCTGTTCCAGTGAATCCTTGCCCAGGGGATAGCGCACCCCTTCCTCTCCCCGGACGGCACGTTCAAAATGGCGCACCATCTCGGCATAGCCATTGACCTCTTCAAAGGTCTCCGGGGCACCATTCAGGGTCAGGGTGGGGTTCTGGCCTGCGGTGACAAACGGGGCGTTCAGGTGCACGGTGCCCTGGGTCCCGATCAGGGTGAAGGACTGTTCGAATGGAACGTTAAAAGAGGCATCCGCGTGGCCCACAAAGGAGCCAAAATTCAGCAGGGCACTGGTGGTGTGGTCCACGCCACTGGCAGTGAACTGGGCCACGGCATCAATGGATTCTGGAAGTTTTCCTGCCACCAGACGCATGATGTCCACGCAATAACAGCCCACATCGTAAAATGCCCCTCCTCCCAGCTTCGGGTCCCAGCGGATGTCGTCAGGGTTTCCCAGGTGAAAGGTGAAGGCAGAACGCAGGATCTGCAGGTCTCCCAGCGTGCCTGATTGCACGATCTCCAGCAGACGCTGGATCTGGGGGTGGAAGCGGTAGAAGAAGGCCTCCATCACCACCTTGCCTGAGGCTTTCTCGGCCTCCATCATGGTGCGCACCTCACTGGCATTCAGGGTCAGGGGTTTTTCGCACAGGACGTGTTTTCCCTGTTCCAGTGCCCTGAGGGTGAGGGGCAGATGCTCAGAGTTGGGCAATGGGTTGTAGATGATGTCGATGTCCGGGTGCCCCAGCAGTTCGTCGTAGGTCAGGGCATGCGGAATCTGATTGCGCTCTGCATAATCCCTGGCCCGTTCTGGATTTCGGGCTGCCACGGCATAAACGGTGCTGCCTGCTTCACGAATGGCAGGAATGAGGGCTTTCTGGGCGATGTTGGCGGCTCCGAGGATTCCCCAGTTCATGTGTTCTCCTTGCGCTTGTGGCTCTGCATGAGGGCTTTGTTTACTGGAACGACAAACCCATCTTATCGGTTGGTCTGCTCTGCCACACCAGCGGTCTACACAAGAGGAGAAGCTTCAGGACT harbors:
- a CDS encoding diguanylate cyclase, whose translation is MNHSSNGHLKPEDHLIRDPLTGAYSRGLLEARLNEELSRAQREQGQLTVCLFDIDHFKSVNDAYGHQRGDEVLIHLVKVVQASLRNSDVLFRYGGDEFVLVLPSTGRTQAEIVCQRIVQQVRSQVLEGQPPLKISISLGLAVFPEDASGSRELLQVADERNYIAKRQGRDQFVSSSASSKPDLHFDAQARPLERDHQLTRFHAFVQKVQDLGGGVFRVAGEAGSGRTFFLNRLEQDFQTRNFFTVRLAPSRPLQHRPYGVFQQLEGLEGPVQPGGKGLGRLLWQQARNHSGLAVVVDNMTLLDWASRALLGRLLQEADGLPVAVVYSQGLQETPPVFPAPQRNEMQVVLTPLSRHAVQVWLREVLSWEAPADLIDWIHFASQGLPARVRQVIQTLIDQNMLQRRGTDWLLDAAYRNHTVLLETQEHALSSTLPVPATHFFGREKEWLEVSSLLEHRRLVTLVGPGGIGKTRLSIEVAELRQDQYPDGVWFVALDTLQSPELVASSIARVLGVKEGRRPLLEDLKDHVKKMSALLVLDNFEQVVDAAPVLDEVLAAAPGVQMLITSREKLNLSCEQVFVVPPLGIPDERETITEEEAYQYSALSLFIDRARAVLPSLELTPGHLKAIQKICLQLDGLPLALELAAASVDLFSPEELAEDLQANRLSLLTEGPRNLAERQKTLRNTIDWSYHLLSEAERWVFDRLAVFVGGWSFEAAQAVCSGFGSRFAGRGLSLQSALMKLASKSLIQFQRAQKRFVMLQTIREYALEKLNSQPDVAEVRRAHALHFLSLGEQAETYLVGDGQAQWLEVLQLNQGNLRAALDWMLRHGETLWAMQLCSGIWKFWQFKTHHQEGRERIAQVLQKAQMALLMTRNPEERRQRIVLQSRLQVAAGWLANDQADHSETRRLFHAALQGFREVADRRGIGLALQGTGEVCTNAGDYAQAMEHFEESRQIMQEIGDLEEYAWVTDHLGRCQQVIGQLGAAEESFTLCIQLFRQLKQEWGESIATIHLADVLVRQTKFDQVLDLTGPWIDEQREKKDTSGFVYALALGWSGEARLHLGQLEAAEMDLREAIDTCNTSGFRLTRIPCILVLLLLKKNQKAEARQLLLATCKVVRSFDDPARWLELLIPAVHLALSEKDPVQATHLLSALRRVQDDFEIMPTPVDAFMLKGAQQHLQTQMGQEAFDRHWQESQETPKKQLMLNLETWLSQA
- the nrdF gene encoding class 1b ribonucleoside-diphosphate reductase subunit beta, which produces MRHLSQTAFQAVNWNKAEDPYSKLFWDQNVRQFWVDEEIPLADDKLVWMTLNREEQRTYEHVLGGLTLLDTEQGSHGMPLISQAVPNPQSKAVLGFMGAMEHMHAKSYSSIYSTLCTTERIDEIFRWVEKNRFLQSKIEFVHDRYSSIRDDRTLYLAMTTSVFLESFLFYSGFFYPLYLAGQGKLVNSGEIINLIVRDESVHGVYVGLLAQQVFERLPAQVQREVQQETLGILEALHTLETRYTSELYTGLGLTEQVLQFSRYNADKALMNLGQEVHFDVSEEDINPMVLTGLRTETRNHDFFSTKGNGYIKTTRVEALQNEDFIF
- a CDS encoding Gfo/Idh/MocA family protein; the encoded protein is MNWGILGAANIAQKALIPAIREAGSTVYAVAARNPERARDYAERNQIPHALTYDELLGHPDIDIIYNPLPNSEHLPLTLRALEQGKHVLCEKPLTLNASEVRTMMEAEKASGKVVMEAFFYRFHPQIQRLLEIVQSGTLGDLQILRSAFTFHLGNPDDIRWDPKLGGGAFYDVGCYCVDIMRLVAGKLPESIDAVAQFTASGVDHTTSALLNFGSFVGHADASFNVPFEQSFTLIGTQGTVHLNAPFVTAGQNPTLTLNGAPETFEEVNGYAEMVRHFERAVRGEEGVRYPLGKDSLEQATLLDEVLRKVGFPKV